TGTCGTCCCGGCCTGCAATCGCCAGGTCGATCAGCTTGCGCCGCACTCGCGCCTGGAAACTCGCACTGATTTCGTCCTTGCCGGCCTCGTAGCTGGCCAGCATCTGCCGGAACACGGCCGCCGGCCCGGCGCTGGCGGGCAGGGCGGCGATGGTCTCGGACTGGCGCTTGCACCAGGCATATTGGGCCGCATCCATGCTGCCAAACTCATAGTCCAGGCTGATCGTCCGGGCCTTGTGGCTTTGCGCATAGTAGGTATAGCCGCGGCTATCCGTCCTGTTGCAGAACAGGAAACCGTCCTGGAGGTCGAGCACATAGGGCAGGCCGCCCATGGGATGGTTGCTGGTCTCGCCGCGCAGCAAAAACGACTCCCCGAAATCCCCATCGCCGATGATCGGGTTGAGGATCCACTTGCCCTTGGGGTAGCGCTTGGGCAGCCGCACCGACACGGTATTGCCCTGCTTGTCGGTGACGCCGAAGATCACACTGTCCTGCTCGTTCGGCTTTGGCGTGACGCCTGCGATCCGATGGCCCGGCAGGAACAGGCGGTAGCGGGCCTCGGGCAGGGGCCGGTCGGTAGCCGGATCGCGCAGCACGAACCGGTGCACCTGCGCGCCTTCGCCGAGCGTGCCCGGCTGGCGGTAGTCACGCGCCACGGTCAAGGCGGGAATGGTTGCCACAGCCAACAGGACTGCGCCCTTCAGGTAAAGCGTTTTGCTTCTCATCGTCTTGGTATGTAAGTTGAACTGGTTTCGGGCGATTGGATTCGGGCGCTCAGGCGCCCATGCCGCTGGCGCGCAGGCTGCCCAGCATGCCGTGCAGGTCATGGCGCATGACCGCCAGGAACGCCACCAGCACCGGCACGCCAAGGAACCAGATGCGCGGCGACAGCACCGCGGTGACGCGCCCGCCATCGAGCGGCGAGAGCGGGATCAGGTTGAACAGGTTGATAAAGAAGCCCGCATAGGCCAGCGCCCCCACGGCCAGCCCGCGGCGGCGCGCGGCGAGGAAATGGCCCATCTCGTGGACAAGGATCAGCAGCACGAAGCCGACGGCATAGCGCCAGCCGAAGATCAGCGCATAAGCGCCGATCGACAGCAGCATGGTGCCGCCCGTGGTCAGCAGCTTGCCCATCTTCAGGCCGCCCATGAGCAGGAGCAGCAGTTTGGTCATGGGTACAACTCCGTCGCCGAAGGGCGGGAATGCGGCTTCACTTCGGCTCTGCGGGACCGGACGGCTTGCGCTTGAACCACGTGGCGTCGTCGTCGCGGATGTAGCCCGAGGGCTCGTACTTGGCCACGACCATCCAGTCGTCGTCGCCAGTGGGCAGCACCAGGCCGAGCGGCCGCTCGTCGGTGAGGTTGCCCATGGCATGCATGAGCTTGCCGGCGGTCGGCTGGGGGATGAAGACTTTCTTGGCCGGCAGCTTCAGTGTGGCCTGTTCGCCCAGTTTCACCGTGGCCTGTTCGCCCAGTTTCACCGTGGCCGGACCCGCCTGGGTGCTCGACTGCGCTGCCTGCCAGGCTGCCTCCATCTCCATTTCCTTGCTCTCGCTGCGTTGCGCCAGCAGGCCGCCGGAAGCAAGGAGGCGCATCCCGCATGCCGGGCCGGCCAGCATGCCACGCAACGCATGACCCATCATTCCCACAATGACTTCTTCCTTCACTTGATTATTTGTTTGTTTTTTTTGTGGCACTGCCTGGGGTGGCTGGGGGAAGGGGGCTTCCAGTCGCCTCTCATGCAGTGCAATTGCCTGATATTCCGGTGGGTGGTGATTTTAGCGTTTTTTTTATTTGCGGTAGGGATATTGCTCTGCTGGGTTGGTCGCTGTTTCTTTTAGCGGCGATGGTTATTGCACCCAAGTGCCATACGACATCCCCCTGCGGGGGCTGCCGGTCACTCTTCTTTGCGTCGGTGTATAGACCGGGGACATAGGTGACGGGTGTGCGAGGACATGGTTGACACTTTCGGGCAATGAATCTGCCCGGAATCCGACCATGCCTTGGAGCACGCGCGACACCATGAGCCTTCGTCAAGAATTCATCCTTCTGGCCCAGCAAGAGGGCAGCAATCGCCGCGAGTTATGCCGGCGCTTCAGCATCAGTCCCCAGACTGCCTACAAATGGCTCGCGCGCTATGCCGAGCAAGGCGAGGCCGGTCTGGTCGACCGCTCTCGGCGGCCCAGTCGCAGCCCGGAACAGACCCACGCCGACCTTGAACAGGCCGTGATCGCGCTTCGCCAGCAGCATCCTGCCTGGGGCGGGCGCAAGATCAGCCGCCGCTTGCAGGACCTGGGGCATACCGAGGCGCCGGCTCCCAGCACTGTCACCTCGATCCTGCATCGCCACGGGCTAATTACGCCGGAGGCCTCGGCCAAATCGGTGGCATGGCAGCGTTTCGAGCATCCCGAGCCCAACCATCTCTGGCAGATGGACTACAAGGGCTGGTTTGCCACCCGAGACGGCATGCCGTGTTACCCACTGACGGTGCTGGACGACCATTCCCGCTTCAATATCCTGCTCACGGCCTGCACCAGGACCCAGACTGCAGTGGTGCAGCGCCATCTGCGCGAGGCTTTCCGTCGTTATGGGCTGCCGCTGCGCATCAACGCCGACAACGGTGCGCCCTGGGGCAGCCCTTCCCAACCCGGCCAGCTCACGGCTCTGGCGATCTGGTTGATTCGCCTGGGCGTGCGCTTGAGCCATAGCCGCCCCGCGCACCCACAAACCAATGGCAAGGATGAGCGGTTCCACCGCACCTTTAAGGCCGAGGTGCTCACCGGCAACGACTTTGCTTCCTGCCGTTATGCGCAGCGCGCATTCGATCGCTGGCGCGATGTCTACAACCAGCAGCGACCT
The Cupriavidus basilensis DNA segment above includes these coding regions:
- a CDS encoding IS481 family transposase → MPWSTRDTMSLRQEFILLAQQEGSNRRELCRRFSISPQTAYKWLARYAEQGEAGLVDRSRRPSRSPEQTHADLEQAVIALRQQHPAWGGRKISRRLQDLGHTEAPAPSTVTSILHRHGLITPEASAKSVAWQRFEHPEPNHLWQMDYKGWFATRDGMPCYPLTVLDDHSRFNILLTACTRTQTAVVQRHLREAFRRYGLPLRINADNGAPWGSPSQPGQLTALAIWLIRLGVRLSHSRPAHPQTNGKDERFHRTFKAEVLTGNDFASCRYAQRAFDRWRDVYNQQRPHEALGLATPVTRYRPSPRPYPEQLPPIEYGPDDTVVQVKWHGELCFQGRRFKVSNALAKLHVALRPDARHSGKYALYFAHHRFGSIDLNDPNAA
- a CDS encoding tetratricopeptide repeat protein produces the protein MRSKTLYLKGAVLLAVATIPALTVARDYRQPGTLGEGAQVHRFVLRDPATDRPLPEARYRLFLPGHRIAGVTPKPNEQDSVIFGVTDKQGNTVSVRLPKRYPKGKWILNPIIGDGDFGESFLLRGETSNHPMGGLPYVLDLQDGFLFCNRTDSRGYTYYAQSHKARTISLDYEFGSMDAAQYAWCKRQSETIAALPASAGPAAVFRQMLASYEAGKDEISASFQARVRRKLIDLAIAGRDDRQLDIALGLAPLAKENLNGVGYALVDANWMVGRGMAMIDEALAHSPDDPFILDSKGWALFRLGQPEQALGYMEQSLAAFGEGTEGNLGARVEGLVHKGEALWQLNRKDEARAAFAMATHLSPDDETLLRTLARLQVELP
- a CDS encoding DUF2167 domain-containing protein, whose translation is MRLLASGGLLAQRSESKEMEMEAAWQAAQSSTQAGPATVKLGEQATVKLGEQATLKLPAKKVFIPQPTAGKLMHAMGNLTDERPLGLVLPTGDDDWMVVAKYEPSGYIRDDDATWFKRKPSGPAEPK